From Miscanthus floridulus cultivar M001 chromosome 15, ASM1932011v1, whole genome shotgun sequence, the proteins below share one genomic window:
- the LOC136507656 gene encoding uncharacterized protein — MPGARVFIVPFIRSSSATQQEPSRSTPVSPGLPAPRRLATAPTRHGPASLTSPPPKDFFKCAEGYEARAAKASAKSFRSRISDMHYEARLQAIIDYYAIYEHRKVKKEDARLMHLTKEQYLKVPPGWCANKTRAWQMMVDRWVSGNWADNHTVLWERRLLMPGVSHHQGNLNIHEFGARWSAAHQNQPCGELKSWVLAHKGKATDNINWNPDDLAESFTNESIPERISQYTEAARGVHGVDWDPHTADIDGNIIMRVGGGKKHGRYLIGNNTLDPHTTPTLSQVRTSSTSGSVPIRPRQDTSMHCVAAIQVTSVLFVVHWFYIPRNCL, encoded by the exons atgccAGGCGCTCGCGTCTTCATCGTACCCTTCATCAGGTCTTCGTCGGCCACCCAACAG gAGCCGAGTCGGAGTACCCCGGTGTCCCCAGGTCTGcccgcaccgcgtcgcctcgccactgcaccgacccgccacggccccgctagcctgacttcaccgccaCCTAAG gacttcttcaaatGCGCCGAGGGCTACGAGGCGAGGGCGGCCAAGGCGTCGGCCAAATCTTTTAGATCTCGCATCtcagacatgcattacgaggcgcggcTCCAGGCCATCATCGATTACTATGCCATCTACGAGCATCGGAAGGTAaagaaagaagatgcaagattaatgcatctgaccaaagagcagtacctgaag GTGCCTCCTGGCTGGTGCGCCAATAAAACGCGGGCCTGGCAGATGATGGTCGACAGGTGGGTGAGTGGCAATTGGGCGGATAACCACACCGTCCTCTGGGAACGAcgtttgctgatgccaggtgtatcacaccaccagggcaaccttaacatccacgaattcggggctagatgg tcggctgcacatcaaaaccagccatgcggagagctcaagtcatgggttctggcccacaagggcaaggcgacagacaACATCAATTGGAACCCGGACGACCTAGCCGAGTCGTTCACCAACGAGAGCATCCCCGAGCGCATCAGTCAGTACACCGAGGCGGCAAGGGGAGTCCATGGAGTAGACTGGGATCCGCACACCGCGGACATTGACGGCAACatcatcatgagggtgggaggaggcaagaagcatgggcggtacctcaTTGGCAACAACACGCTCGACCCGCACaccactcccactctctcacaggtccggacaagcagcacgagcggtagcgtgcccatacgcccaaGGCAGGACACTTCGATGCATTGTGTGGCAGCAATACAGGTTActtctgttttattcgtcgttcattggttttacattcctcgaaattgcttgtaa